A part of Variovorax sp. HW608 genomic DNA contains:
- the mmsA gene encoding multiple monosaccharide ABC transporter ATP-binding protein: MRGITKTFPGVNALDNVNLAVRAGEIHAVVGENGAGKSTLMKVLSGVYPCDSYEGEIHFDGELRRFKDIADSEALGIIIIHQELALVPLLSIAENIFLGNETAKGGVIDWFEAYARTRELLAKVGLKEAPTALITNLGVGKQQLVEIAKALSKKVRLLILDEPTASLNESDSDALLKLLLELKAQGISSILISHKLNEIAKVADSITVLRDGATVETMDCRAAPISEDRIIRGMVGRDMAHRYPERTPDIGEVIFEVRDWRVHHALHADREQIKGVNLQVRRGEIVGIAGLMGAGRTEFAMSVFGRSYGQRISGSVHMHGKEVDVSTIRKAIDHGIAYVTEDRKSAGLVLEEDIRKNVSLANLTAISDRSVIDDAREFKVANDYRRALNIRCPGVTQRVVNLSGGNQQKVVLSKWLFTEPELLMLDEPTRGIDVGAKYEIYTIVDRLASEGKGILMISSELPELLGMCDRIYVMNEGRFVAEFPVAEASQERIMRVIVASGSSVHEQ, from the coding sequence ATGCGCGGCATCACCAAGACCTTTCCGGGGGTGAACGCGCTGGACAACGTCAACCTCGCGGTGCGCGCAGGCGAGATCCATGCGGTGGTTGGCGAGAACGGCGCGGGCAAGTCCACGCTCATGAAGGTGCTGAGCGGCGTGTATCCCTGCGACTCCTACGAGGGCGAGATCCACTTCGACGGCGAGCTGCGGCGGTTCAAGGACATCGCCGACAGCGAGGCGCTCGGCATCATCATCATCCACCAGGAGCTCGCGCTGGTGCCGCTGTTGTCGATCGCCGAGAACATCTTCCTCGGCAACGAGACCGCCAAGGGCGGCGTGATCGACTGGTTCGAGGCCTATGCGCGCACCCGCGAGCTGCTCGCCAAGGTGGGGCTCAAGGAGGCGCCGACCGCGCTCATCACCAACCTGGGCGTGGGCAAGCAGCAGCTGGTGGAGATCGCGAAGGCGCTGTCGAAGAAGGTGCGGCTCTTGATCCTCGACGAGCCGACCGCGAGCCTCAACGAAAGCGACAGCGATGCGCTGCTGAAGCTGCTGCTGGAGCTCAAGGCGCAGGGCATCTCGTCGATCCTCATCTCGCACAAGCTCAACGAGATCGCCAAGGTGGCCGATTCGATCACCGTGCTGCGCGACGGCGCGACGGTCGAGACCATGGACTGCCGCGCCGCGCCGATCAGCGAGGACCGCATCATCCGCGGCATGGTCGGGCGCGACATGGCGCACCGCTACCCCGAGCGCACGCCGGACATCGGCGAAGTCATCTTCGAGGTGCGCGACTGGCGCGTGCACCATGCGCTGCATGCCGACCGGGAGCAGATCAAGGGCGTGAACCTCCAGGTGCGCCGCGGCGAGATCGTCGGCATCGCGGGCCTGATGGGCGCCGGCCGCACCGAGTTCGCGATGAGCGTGTTCGGGCGCTCCTACGGCCAGCGCATCAGCGGCTCGGTGCACATGCACGGCAAGGAAGTCGACGTCAGCACGATCCGCAAGGCGATCGACCACGGCATCGCCTACGTCACCGAGGACCGCAAGAGCGCGGGGCTGGTGCTCGAGGAAGACATCCGCAAGAACGTGAGCCTGGCGAACCTCACGGCGATCTCGGATCGCAGCGTGATCGACGACGCGCGCGAATTCAAGGTGGCCAACGACTACCGGCGTGCGCTCAACATCCGCTGCCCGGGCGTGACCCAGCGCGTGGTCAATCTCTCGGGCGGCAACCAGCAGAAGGTGGTGCTGAGCAAATGGCTCTTCACCGAGCCCGAGCTGCTGATGCTCGACGAGCCCACGCGCGGCATCGACGTGGGCGCCAAGTACGAGATCTACACCATCGTCGACCGGCTCGCGAGCGAGGGCAAAGGCATCCTGATGATCTCATCGGAACTGCCCGAGCTGCTCGGCATGTGCGACCGCATCTATGTCATGAACGAAGGGCGCTTCGTCGCCGAGTTTCCGGTGGCGGAGGCATCGCAGGAAAGAATCATGAGAGTCATCGTAGCGTCCGGGAGCAGCGTCCATGAGCAATAA
- the mmsB gene encoding multiple monosaccharide ABC transporter permease, producing MASVAAAEHSGFIKNNLREYGMLLSLVAIMVLFQFLTDGTLMRPLNLTNLVLQNSYIVIMALGMLLVIVAGHIDLSVGSVCGFIGALAAVLMVEYEWHFVPTFIVCLIAGGAIGAAQGWFVAFFRIPSFIVTLAGMLVFKGLTLALLAGQSVGPFPEAFQKLSSGFVPDVIGGESLRTTSLLLGALAAGALVFFKMRGRARLAQHGMAQEPYGFFLVKNLFFAGAILLLSYLLATYKGLPNVLIVMAVLIVAYEFVTNRTTIGRRIYALGGNEKAARLSGIKTQRLAFLTFVNMGVLAALAGLVFAARLNTATPKAGLGFELDVIAACFIGGASASGGVGKVMGAVIGAFIMGVMNNGMSILGIGIDYQQVIKGLVLLAAVFIDVYNKNK from the coding sequence CTGGCCTCCGTAGCAGCGGCGGAGCATTCGGGCTTCATCAAGAACAACCTGCGCGAGTACGGCATGCTGTTGTCGCTCGTCGCCATCATGGTGCTGTTCCAGTTCCTGACCGACGGCACGCTGATGCGGCCGCTGAACCTCACGAACCTGGTGCTGCAGAACAGCTACATCGTCATCATGGCGCTGGGCATGCTGCTGGTGATCGTGGCCGGCCACATCGACCTCTCGGTCGGCTCGGTGTGCGGCTTCATCGGCGCGCTCGCCGCGGTGCTGATGGTGGAGTACGAATGGCACTTCGTGCCGACCTTCATCGTGTGCCTCATCGCCGGCGGCGCGATCGGCGCGGCGCAGGGCTGGTTCGTGGCCTTCTTCCGCATCCCCTCGTTCATCGTCACGCTGGCCGGCATGCTGGTGTTCAAGGGGCTCACGCTGGCGCTGCTCGCGGGGCAGTCGGTCGGGCCGTTCCCCGAGGCCTTCCAGAAGCTCAGCTCGGGCTTCGTGCCCGACGTGATCGGCGGCGAGAGCCTGCGCACCACCTCGCTGCTGCTCGGCGCGCTCGCCGCCGGTGCACTCGTGTTCTTCAAGATGCGCGGCCGCGCGCGGCTGGCGCAGCACGGCATGGCGCAGGAACCCTATGGCTTCTTCCTCGTGAAGAACCTGTTCTTCGCCGGCGCGATCCTGCTGCTGAGCTACCTGCTCGCCACCTACAAGGGCCTGCCCAACGTGCTGATCGTGATGGCGGTGCTGATCGTGGCCTACGAGTTCGTCACCAACCGCACCACCATCGGCCGCCGCATCTACGCGCTGGGCGGCAACGAGAAGGCGGCCCGCCTGTCGGGCATCAAGACCCAGCGGCTGGCCTTCCTCACCTTCGTGAACATGGGCGTGCTGGCAGCGCTGGCGGGGCTCGTGTTCGCGGCGCGGCTCAACACCGCGACGCCGAAGGCGGGCCTCGGCTTCGAGCTCGACGTGATCGCGGCCTGCTTCATCGGCGGCGCCTCGGCCTCGGGCGGCGTGGGCAAGGTCATGGGCGCGGTGATCGGCGCCTTCATCATGGGCGTGATGAACAACGGCATGTCGATCCTCGGCATCGGCATCGACTACCAGCAGGTCATCAAGGGGCTGGTGCTGCTGGCGGCGGTCTTCATCGACGTCTACAACAAGAACAAATAG
- a CDS encoding sugar ABC transporter ATP-binding protein: MESSAPVLQLTGIDKQFSGVAALRGVSLRLRAGEIHALMGQNGAGKSTLIKVLTGVHAADSGEMVLSGQPIRPASPIEAQKMGISTVYQEVNLCPNLSVAENILAGRYPRRGLRIDWAAVNREARTLLARLDVDIDVSRLLSSYSVAVQQMVAIARALGLSSKVLILDEPTSSLDDDEVQSLFAVLRRLRGEGMAILFVTHFLNQVYAVSDRITVLRNGAWVGEWPTRELGPQALISAMVGRELAAQATGPAQLPAIDEAAGNELEAEGLGQHGQLQPVDLRVRKGEVVGLAGLLGSGRTELARLIFGLAKPDCGALRIDGVAVDLAGPADAVRHGLALCPEERKTDGIVADLSLRENIALALQARRGVRNAMTRAEQTALAERFVKALGIKTASVDTPIGLLSGGNQQKALLARWLATEPRLLILDEPTRGIDVAAKQEIMDEILRLARGGMAVLFISSEMNEVVRVSHRIVVLRERRKVGELPAGTSEDAVYDLIAAEA; the protein is encoded by the coding sequence ATGGAATCTTCTGCGCCGGTGCTCCAGCTCACGGGCATCGACAAGCAGTTCAGCGGCGTCGCGGCGCTGCGCGGCGTGTCGCTGCGGCTGCGCGCAGGCGAGATCCATGCGCTGATGGGGCAGAACGGCGCGGGCAAGTCGACGCTCATCAAGGTGCTCACCGGCGTGCATGCGGCCGACAGCGGCGAGATGGTCCTGTCGGGCCAGCCGATACGCCCCGCCTCGCCGATCGAGGCGCAGAAGATGGGCATCAGCACGGTCTACCAGGAAGTGAATCTCTGCCCGAACCTGTCGGTGGCGGAGAACATCCTGGCGGGCCGCTATCCGCGCCGGGGCCTGCGCATCGATTGGGCGGCCGTCAACCGCGAGGCGCGCACGCTGCTCGCCCGGCTGGACGTGGACATCGACGTGTCGCGGCTGCTGTCGAGCTACTCGGTGGCGGTGCAGCAGATGGTGGCGATCGCGCGCGCACTGGGGCTGTCGTCGAAAGTGCTGATCCTCGACGAGCCGACGTCGAGCCTGGACGACGACGAGGTGCAGAGCCTCTTCGCGGTGCTCAGGCGTTTGCGCGGCGAGGGCATGGCGATCCTGTTCGTCACGCACTTTCTCAACCAGGTCTATGCGGTGTCGGATCGCATCACGGTGCTGCGCAACGGCGCGTGGGTCGGCGAATGGCCGACCCGTGAACTGGGCCCGCAGGCCTTGATCTCGGCGATGGTCGGGCGCGAGCTTGCGGCGCAGGCGACGGGGCCCGCGCAACTGCCCGCCATCGATGAAGCGGCCGGCAACGAGCTGGAAGCCGAAGGGCTGGGCCAGCACGGCCAGTTGCAGCCGGTCGATCTGCGGGTGCGAAAAGGCGAGGTGGTGGGCCTCGCGGGGCTGCTCGGCTCGGGCCGGACCGAACTTGCGCGCCTCATCTTCGGTCTCGCGAAGCCCGATTGCGGCGCATTGCGGATCGACGGCGTGGCGGTGGACCTGGCCGGCCCGGCCGATGCGGTGCGGCACGGACTCGCGCTGTGCCCCGAGGAGCGCAAGACCGACGGCATCGTGGCCGATCTTTCATTGCGCGAGAACATCGCGCTGGCCTTGCAGGCGCGTCGCGGCGTGCGCAATGCGATGACGCGTGCCGAGCAGACTGCGCTGGCGGAACGCTTCGTCAAGGCGCTGGGCATCAAGACCGCGAGCGTCGACACGCCGATCGGCCTGCTCTCGGGCGGCAACCAGCAGAAGGCGCTGCTGGCGCGCTGGCTGGCGACCGAGCCGCGCCTGCTGATCCTCGACGAACCGACGCGCGGCATCGACGTCGCGGCCAAGCAGGAGATCATGGACGAGATCCTTCGCCTCGCGCGCGGCGGCATGGCGGTGCTCTTCATCTCGTCGGAGATGAACGAGGTGGTGCGCGTCTCGCACCGCATCGTGGTCTTGCGCGAGCGGCGCAAGGTGGGCGAGCTGCCCGCTGGAACCAGCGAGGACGCCGTCTACGACCTCATCGCGGCGGAGGCATGA
- a CDS encoding ABC transporter permease, translating into MSDMTEPIARIFRHRLAWPVITLVILLAINAAFNPSFLRIEVRDGHLYGSLIDILNRASPLVLVSLGMTLVIATRGIDISVGAVVAIAAALAAWMIGGSLVVSNGAAAEVSRFPMWMAVLAALGVAAICGLWNGLLVARVGMQPIIATLILMVAGRGIAQLITGGQIITIYYAPFFFIGSGYLLGLPFSVYIAALVFALVYLAITHTALGLFVQSVGINPSAARVAGVRARRIVVGAYMFCGFCAGVAGLLVSSNVKSADGNNAGQLLELDAILAVTLGGTALTGGRFSLVGSVIGALIIQTLTYGIYSLGVPPEINLVVKAAVVFVVMLLQSAEFRASLRQLVQRPARGEWVR; encoded by the coding sequence ATGAGCGACATGACCGAGCCCATCGCGCGCATCTTCCGGCACCGCCTCGCGTGGCCCGTCATCACGCTCGTGATCCTGCTCGCGATCAACGCGGCGTTCAACCCGAGCTTCCTGCGCATCGAAGTGCGCGACGGGCATCTCTACGGCAGCCTGATCGACATCCTCAACCGCGCGTCGCCGCTGGTGCTGGTGTCGCTCGGCATGACGCTGGTGATCGCCACGCGCGGCATCGATATCTCCGTCGGCGCGGTGGTGGCGATCGCGGCGGCGCTGGCGGCCTGGATGATCGGCGGCTCGCTGGTCGTGAGCAACGGCGCCGCCGCCGAGGTGAGCCGCTTCCCGATGTGGATGGCGGTCCTGGCGGCGCTCGGCGTGGCGGCGATCTGCGGGCTGTGGAACGGCCTCCTGGTGGCGCGCGTCGGCATGCAGCCGATCATCGCGACGCTGATCCTCATGGTGGCGGGGCGCGGCATCGCGCAGCTCATCACCGGCGGGCAGATCATCACGATCTACTACGCGCCGTTCTTCTTCATCGGCAGCGGCTATCTCCTCGGCCTGCCGTTCTCGGTCTACATCGCGGCGCTGGTGTTCGCGCTGGTGTATCTCGCGATCACGCACACGGCGCTGGGCCTGTTCGTGCAGTCGGTCGGCATCAATCCGAGCGCGGCCCGCGTGGCCGGCGTCCGCGCGCGGCGCATCGTCGTCGGCGCCTACATGTTCTGCGGCTTCTGCGCGGGCGTGGCCGGGCTGCTGGTCAGCTCCAACGTCAAGAGCGCGGATGGCAACAACGCCGGACAGCTGCTGGAGCTCGATGCGATCCTCGCGGTCACGCTGGGCGGCACTGCGCTGACCGGCGGGCGGTTCAGCCTGGTGGGCAGCGTGATCGGCGCGCTCATCATCCAGACGCTGACCTACGGCATCTATTCGCTGGGCGTGCCGCCGGAGATCAACCTGGTGGTGAAGGCGGCGGTGGTGTTCGTGGTCATGCTGCTGCAGTCGGCCGAGTTCCGCGCGAGCCTGCGCCAGCTCGTGCAGCGCCCGGCGCGCGGGGAGTGGGTGCGATGA
- the yjfF gene encoding galactofuranose ABC transporter, permease protein YjfF, producing MSAVVPESTAVRAKAGIAPETRPRTRFDPKYLPLAATISLFVLMATLGSVFYDGFFSLQVFLNLLIDNAFLCVVAVGMTFVILSGGIDLSVGSVIALTTMVSASLVEKHGFSPAIVIPLVLAMGTLFGAFMGLLIERFRLQPFIVTLAGMFLARGLCYLISIDSISITNEFYSEVSQWRLPVWGGASISLSGLIALGVVAVAVYVAHYTPFGRAVYAIGGSEQSAVLMGLPVRSTIIGVYTLSGFCSALGGVVFTFYMLSGYGLHAVGLELDAIAAVVIGGTLLTGGVGYVVGTLFGVLMLGIIQTLISFDGTLSSWWTRIVVGVLLFVFCLLQRLFTARAAER from the coding sequence ATGAGCGCCGTCGTTCCCGAATCGACCGCGGTGCGGGCGAAGGCCGGCATCGCGCCCGAGACGCGCCCGCGCACGCGCTTCGATCCGAAGTACCTGCCGCTGGCCGCGACGATCTCGCTGTTCGTGCTGATGGCGACGCTCGGCTCGGTGTTCTACGACGGCTTCTTCTCGCTGCAGGTGTTCCTCAACCTCTTGATCGACAACGCCTTCCTCTGCGTGGTCGCGGTCGGCATGACCTTCGTGATCCTCTCGGGCGGGATCGACCTGTCGGTCGGCTCGGTGATCGCGCTGACCACCATGGTGTCGGCCTCGCTGGTCGAGAAGCACGGCTTCAGCCCCGCGATCGTGATCCCGCTCGTGCTGGCGATGGGAACGCTGTTCGGCGCCTTCATGGGGCTCTTGATCGAGCGCTTCCGGCTGCAGCCCTTCATCGTGACGCTCGCGGGCATGTTCCTCGCGCGGGGGCTGTGCTATCTCATCAGCATCGATTCGATCAGCATCACCAACGAGTTCTACTCGGAGGTCTCGCAGTGGCGCCTGCCGGTGTGGGGCGGCGCATCGATCTCGCTCAGCGGCCTGATCGCGCTCGGGGTGGTGGCCGTCGCGGTGTACGTGGCGCACTACACGCCTTTCGGCCGCGCGGTGTACGCGATCGGCGGCAGCGAGCAGTCGGCGGTGCTGATGGGGCTGCCGGTGCGCTCGACCATCATCGGCGTCTACACGCTGTCGGGCTTCTGCTCGGCGCTGGGCGGCGTGGTCTTCACCTTCTACATGCTGTCGGGCTACGGCCTGCACGCGGTGGGGCTGGAGCTCGATGCGATCGCGGCGGTGGTGATCGGCGGCACGCTGCTCACGGGGGGCGTCGGCTACGTGGTCGGCACGCTGTTCGGCGTGCTGATGCTCGGGATCATCCAGACGCTCATCTCCTTCGACGGCACGCTCAGTTCATGGTGGACCCGCATCGTCGTCGGCGTGCTGCTCTTCGTCTTCTGCCTGCTTCAACGACTTTTCACTGCACGCGCCGCGGAGCGCTAG
- a CDS encoding IlvD/Edd family dehydratase — MSDQKPKKLRSADWFGPADKNGFMYRSWMKNQGIPDHEFDGRPIIGICNTWSELTPCNAHFRKIAEHVKRGISEAGGFPVEFPVFSNGESNLRPTAMLTRNLASMDVEEAIRGNPIDAVVLLAGCDKTTPALLMGAASCDIPAIVVSGGPMLNGKLEGRDIGSGTAVWQLHEAMKAGEIDVHQFLSAEAGMSRSAGTCNTMGTASTMACMAEVLGVALPHNAAIPAVDARRYVLAQMSGMRAVEIAREGLTLSKILTREAFENAIRTNAAIGGSTNAVIHLKAIAGRIGVALELEDWTRIGRGTPTLVDLMPSGRFLMEEFYYAGGLPAVLRRLGEHGLLPHPGALTVNGRSLWDNVRDAPSHNDEVIRPIDKPLIEDGGMCILRGNLSPRGAVLKPSAASPELLRHRGRAVVFEDFEHYKARIVDESLDVDASSVLVMKNCGPKGYPGMAEVGNMGLPPKLLRQGIKDMVRISDARMSGTAYGTVVLHVAPEAAAGGPLAAVRDGDWIELDCEQGRLHLDISDAELADRLQSVAPAREKGGGYQRLYIDHVLQADEGCDFDFLVGCRGAAVPKHSH, encoded by the coding sequence ATGTCCGATCAGAAACCCAAGAAACTGCGTTCCGCCGACTGGTTCGGCCCCGCCGACAAGAACGGCTTCATGTACCGGAGCTGGATGAAGAACCAGGGCATTCCCGATCACGAGTTCGACGGCCGGCCGATCATCGGCATCTGCAACACATGGTCCGAGCTCACGCCGTGCAATGCGCACTTCCGCAAGATCGCCGAGCACGTGAAGCGCGGTATATCCGAAGCAGGCGGCTTTCCGGTCGAGTTTCCCGTGTTCTCCAACGGCGAGTCCAACCTGCGTCCCACCGCGATGCTGACGCGCAATCTCGCGAGCATGGACGTGGAGGAAGCGATCCGCGGCAACCCGATCGATGCGGTCGTGCTGCTGGCCGGCTGCGACAAGACCACGCCCGCGCTGCTGATGGGCGCGGCGAGCTGCGATATTCCTGCGATCGTGGTGTCGGGCGGTCCGATGCTCAACGGCAAGCTCGAAGGGCGCGACATCGGCTCGGGCACCGCCGTGTGGCAGCTGCACGAGGCGATGAAGGCGGGAGAGATCGACGTCCATCAGTTCCTCTCGGCGGAAGCGGGCATGTCGCGATCGGCGGGCACCTGCAACACCATGGGCACCGCATCGACGATGGCCTGCATGGCCGAGGTGCTGGGCGTGGCGCTGCCGCACAACGCGGCCATCCCGGCGGTCGATGCGCGCCGCTACGTGCTTGCGCAGATGTCGGGCATGCGCGCGGTGGAGATCGCGCGCGAGGGCCTCACGCTGTCGAAGATCCTCACGCGCGAGGCCTTCGAGAACGCGATCCGCACCAATGCGGCGATCGGCGGATCGACGAATGCGGTCATCCATCTGAAGGCGATCGCCGGGCGCATCGGCGTCGCGCTCGAACTGGAGGACTGGACGCGCATCGGCCGCGGCACGCCGACGCTGGTCGACCTGATGCCCTCGGGCCGCTTCCTGATGGAGGAGTTCTATTACGCGGGCGGCCTGCCGGCAGTGCTGCGCCGGCTCGGCGAGCACGGGCTGTTGCCGCATCCCGGTGCGCTCACGGTCAATGGCCGATCGCTGTGGGACAACGTGCGCGATGCGCCGAGCCACAACGACGAAGTGATCCGGCCCATCGACAAGCCGCTGATCGAGGACGGCGGCATGTGCATCCTGCGCGGCAATCTGTCGCCGCGCGGCGCGGTGCTCAAGCCGTCGGCGGCATCGCCCGAGCTGCTCAGGCATCGCGGGCGCGCGGTGGTGTTCGAGGACTTCGAGCACTACAAGGCGCGCATCGTCGACGAATCGCTCGATGTCGATGCCAGCTCGGTGCTGGTGATGAAGAACTGCGGCCCCAAGGGGTACCCGGGCATGGCCGAGGTCGGCAACATGGGCCTGCCGCCGAAGCTGCTGCGGCAGGGCATCAAGGACATGGTGCGCATCTCCGATGCGCGCATGAGCGGCACGGCCTATGGCACCGTGGTGCTCCACGTCGCGCCCGAGGCCGCGGCCGGCGGGCCGCTCGCGGCGGTGCGCGACGGCGACTGGATCGAGCTCGATTGCGAGCAGGGCCGGCTGCACCTGGACATCAGCGATGCGGAACTGGCCGACCGGCTCCAGTCCGTCGCACCCGCGCGCGAGAAGGGCGGCGGCTACCAGCGGCTCTACATCGACCATGTGCTGCAGGCCGATGAGGGCTGCGATTTCGATTTCCTCGTCGGCTGCCGCGGTGCAGCGGTGCCGAAGCATTCCCATTGA
- a CDS encoding dihydrodipicolinate synthase family protein, with the protein MTPSAKRRYQGIFPVAPTTFTESGELDLASQKRCIDFMIDAGSDGICILANFSEQFVLSDEEREVLTRTILEHVAGRVPVIVTTTHFSTKVCAERSRRAQDMGAAMLMVMPPYHGATFRVPEPQIFDFYARLSDAVDIPIMIQDAPASGTVLSAPFLARMAKEIEHIAYFKIETAGAASKLRELIRLGGDAIEGPWDGEEAITLMADLDAGATGSMTGGGFPDGLRPIIFDHLAGRREQAFERYQQWLPLINYENRQAGLLACKALMKEGGVIACEAPRHPLAPMHPDTRAGLIETARRLDPLVLRWGR; encoded by the coding sequence ATGACCCCATCCGCCAAACGCCGCTACCAGGGCATCTTCCCGGTGGCCCCGACCACCTTCACCGAATCGGGCGAACTCGATCTCGCGAGCCAGAAGCGCTGCATCGACTTCATGATCGATGCGGGCTCGGACGGCATCTGCATCCTCGCGAACTTCTCCGAGCAGTTCGTGCTGTCGGACGAAGAGCGCGAGGTGCTCACGCGCACGATCCTCGAACACGTGGCGGGCCGCGTGCCGGTGATCGTCACCACCACGCACTTCAGCACCAAGGTGTGCGCCGAGCGCAGCCGCCGCGCGCAGGACATGGGGGCGGCGATGCTGATGGTGATGCCGCCCTACCACGGCGCGACCTTCCGCGTGCCGGAGCCGCAGATCTTCGACTTCTATGCGCGGCTGTCCGATGCGGTGGACATCCCCATCATGATCCAGGACGCACCGGCGAGCGGCACCGTGCTCTCGGCACCGTTCCTGGCGCGGATGGCGAAGGAGATCGAGCACATCGCGTACTTCAAGATCGAGACGGCCGGCGCGGCATCGAAGCTGCGCGAACTGATCCGGCTCGGCGGCGATGCGATCGAAGGGCCGTGGGACGGTGAGGAGGCGATCACGCTGATGGCCGATCTCGATGCGGGCGCGACCGGCTCGATGACCGGCGGCGGCTTTCCCGACGGGCTGCGTCCGATCATCTTCGATCACCTCGCGGGCCGGCGCGAGCAGGCCTTCGAGCGCTACCAGCAGTGGCTGCCGCTGATCAACTACGAGAACCGGCAGGCCGGATTGCTCGCCTGCAAGGCCCTGATGAAGGAGGGCGGCGTGATCGCCTGCGAAGCGCCGCGGCATCCGCTCGCGCCGATGCATCCGGATACCCGTGCCGGACTGATCGAGACCGCGCGGCGGCTCGATCCGCTGGTGCTGCGCTGGGGGCGCTGA
- a CDS encoding CYTH and CHAD domain-containing protein → MTEFELKFQISPSQRSAVEAAVGRGRSHVTRLRARYFDTADGALAAQHIVLRLRKEGRTWWQTAKAPGGTLLERHEHNVELPPVSAREVPVPRIERHEGTPVGALIHEALRKAGHDPATVELAAVYGTDVRRTTREMRTGDALVELAFDQGEVSAGERSHALCELEIELKSGSPHSMLELAHRWRNRYALWLDTVSKSARGQRLAQGASFGDPVKAVPPSLDDDSDDGPQVLCAVIKTCLSQILANASEVAAGSTDAEHVHQLRVGIRRLRTALREMEALAPSLIDPAWESALVTAFRALGRQRDRDHLLQDVQPRLEAVGAPPIAWADAAPPPDPADVVRSAEFQNTLLELVAATLPTETADDDAAAEEPAAQPAPARKPLRKRLSKLHRQVVRDGQRYEALEPAAQHRVRKRLKRLRYLGEFVAPMFGSRDAKRYLKKLEPAQDALGQHNDNAVAISAYRDNASHDGQSWFAVGWLSARQPASAVQCREALDEVAKAQPFWK, encoded by the coding sequence GTGACCGAATTCGAACTCAAGTTCCAGATCAGCCCCTCGCAGCGCTCAGCCGTCGAAGCGGCCGTGGGGCGGGGGCGGTCGCATGTCACGCGGCTGCGCGCGCGCTATTTCGACACCGCCGACGGCGCGCTGGCCGCGCAGCACATCGTGCTGCGCCTGCGCAAGGAAGGCCGCACCTGGTGGCAGACCGCGAAGGCGCCCGGCGGCACGCTGCTGGAACGCCATGAGCACAACGTCGAGCTGCCGCCCGTGAGCGCGCGCGAAGTGCCGGTGCCGCGCATCGAGCGCCATGAAGGCACGCCGGTCGGCGCGCTGATCCACGAGGCGCTGCGCAAGGCCGGACACGATCCCGCGACGGTGGAGCTCGCCGCGGTCTACGGCACCGACGTGCGCCGCACCACGCGCGAGATGCGCACCGGCGACGCCCTGGTCGAGCTCGCCTTCGACCAGGGCGAGGTGAGCGCAGGCGAACGCTCGCACGCGCTGTGCGAGCTCGAGATCGAACTCAAGAGCGGCAGCCCGCATTCGATGCTCGAACTCGCCCATCGCTGGCGCAACCGCTACGCGCTCTGGCTCGACACGGTGTCGAAGTCCGCGCGCGGCCAACGCCTGGCCCAGGGTGCATCGTTCGGCGACCCGGTCAAGGCCGTGCCGCCCAGCCTCGACGACGATTCCGATGACGGTCCGCAGGTTCTTTGCGCGGTCATCAAGACCTGCCTGTCGCAGATCCTCGCCAACGCGAGCGAGGTCGCGGCCGGCAGCACGGACGCCGAGCATGTGCACCAGTTGCGCGTGGGCATCCGGAGACTGCGCACGGCGCTGCGCGAGATGGAAGCGCTGGCGCCATCGCTCATCGATCCCGCGTGGGAATCGGCCCTGGTGACCGCGTTCCGCGCACTCGGCCGCCAGCGCGACCGGGACCATCTGCTGCAGGACGTCCAGCCCCGGCTCGAGGCCGTCGGTGCGCCGCCGATCGCGTGGGCTGACGCAGCCCCGCCGCCCGATCCGGCCGACGTGGTCCGCAGCGCCGAATTCCAGAACACGCTGCTCGAACTCGTGGCCGCCACCCTGCCCACCGAGACGGCAGACGATGACGCCGCCGCCGAAGAGCCGGCCGCGCAACCCGCCCCCGCGCGCAAGCCCTTGCGCAAGCGGCTCTCGAAGCTGCATCGCCAGGTCGTGCGCGACGGCCAGCGCTACGAAGCGCTGGAGCCGGCCGCGCAGCATCGCGTGCGCAAGCGGCTCAAGCGCCTGCGCTATCTTGGCGAATTCGTCGCGCCGATGTTCGGATCGCGCGACGCGAAGCGCTACCTCAAAAAGCTCGAACCCGCACAGGACGCACTCGGGCAGCACAACGACAACGCGGTCGCGATCAGCGCCTACCGCGACAACGCGTCGCACGACGGGCAATCGTGGTTCGCCGTCGGTTGGCTGAGCGCTCGTCAGCCCGCCAGCGCCGTCCAGTGCCGCGAGGCGCTCGACGAGGTCGCGAAGGCGCAACCTTTCTGGAAATAG